GTCTGGCACAGATGTGCTGGCTGCGTTATCATCACGGAACCACCAGCCAGTCCTGCGTACAAATCACCCTTCCCGCCTCCAGAAAATGATTCCAAATTTCAGTGTAAATCTCTCAGTGTATATGCAAATACATATTTCAGCCCTAAACCCCCATAgtcttcatgaaaaaaaaaatgaaagagaaCCTCAATATAACCAGTATGTAAGTGCATCAAGTCAATCCCACGTTATGTCTCCTTCATTTTATCCatgtattcaattttttttttctaaacagttttaggaagaattGCCCGATAGAGCATTTTCCTTTGTGTCCATTCCACCTCTTCTGCTCTCTCCTCCTGTCACGCACGCGCTTGCATATCCCTTCGCTGtttggagtttaaaaaaaaaaacgaaacAATATGGTCACTGTTCCTGCCCACACAgcttcccctgcctcagcccagacacGCACCTTCTTCTCCACCTGGGACACCCTAAGCGAGGATACCCAATTCCTACATCAACGGAAGTGTGATGACCAGGaatggaggaggaaggagggagtggGAAAATGGAAAGAGATAAAGGGGGTGGTGAAAGAAAGAGGTGGCACTTGTCACCAGTGCTGCCCTAGAGAGAACTCAGAACTCCAGTGTTCCACAAAGAACCAGGAGAGCAGCAAATGGGCACCAGGTCTGACCCCATCctgccctcccacactccacattctcccccgctccccacacACTTTCCCTCACTCAGACATCAGACTCAATACTGGAGAGTTTCTCATAAACATGCCCGTTGCTGGAGCCGTTGAAAGCCCTGGGGTTTTTGTTGTTAGGCACACAGGGGTTGGACTGGTTCCCTATACAGATGTCCTTCTGAAAACGGGCTGGCACAGCCCCGTGAAGGGCTGAGACCACTGGCTTGTTGGTGGTGACAATGGCTCGGAAGTCCGGCCTGGCTTTGGGCCCACCTGCCACCACAGGCTGCCTGAAGAAATAGGATTTGCTGCCATGGAGCAAGCATTGGTCATCCCCAAAAGTGGGGATGAAAGGGTTTTGTGTGACCCGGTCAGGGTAAAGTGACTTGCTGAGCAtgtagctgctgctgccagggttgttgtggtggtggtggctggtggCGGGCACTGAGGACTTGTTGTTGGCAAAAGCGGTCTCGCTGGATGACATGTCAAACATGTGGGCGTAGGGGCTCCCCTCCAAAAAGCGGCCCTTGTCCTTCAGGCTCACGCTGCGGGGAGCCAGGGCTGACTCATCCTTCTGCAGGTCCACGAAGGTGTCATaggagtgctgccggcggagcttGTTTCGGTTCTTCTTCTGCACCTTGGAGGCAGAGTTAGATGGGCTCTGAGGATACTTGGAGGAGGTGGCACTGGTCGTCACTGGCACCGGGGCAGATGGCTGGTCCAGCTCTTGGAGAGAGTTGTCCTCGCTGATGTCATAGAGGTTGCCTGCCTTCTTGCAGGCCTCACACCGGATGCAGGGCTGGCGGGTGGAGTTTTGCCCCACCACTGCCGGGGTATAGTTGTGCAATTTAGAGGGGCAACTACGGCAGAAATTAGCCCCTGCCCGGTCTTCCCAGTCTAGATTGGTCAGGTTCTTCTCCCATGGTGCTGGCACTCCACTCACAACACCATGCTTGTGGTCATTGGCTCCTCCAAAGTCCGCTGACCCATGCTTGTGGTGGGCCCTGTTGGTGCAGGGCCCTCCGCCCCCTACAGCATCGCGCTTGAACTCATCTCCCCGCTCTTTGTAGATATCCGTCAGGTCCACATGCTCCCAATGTGGTGAGTTCTCCTTGGTCCGGAACTGGTCCAGGTAGAAGTCCCGTAGCCCTTCCTTGTCCCTAAAATAGCGCTTGTGgtctggggagcggggcgggcgcCTGCGGTAGGCCAGCTCAATCTCATCAAACTCCCGCCGCGATTTGGCTGAAGCTGGACGTTTCTTCAGGCTGTCCTTATACTGCTGTTTCCGCCGCTTGGCGGCGTTGCCTTCGATGTTGCCATAGGTCACCGTATGGGTGGAAATGTCAGAGACATCTGAGCGGATCAAGTCATCATGGCCCCCTCCGCCACTGTAGCGATCGTTCTTGAAGGAGAACTTGCCATAGAGGTCACCTAGCTGACTATGCTTGGAAGGTGGCAAACCAATGTCCAGTGGCTTCTTACCAACGGACCTGGGCTGAGCGGAGAAGGGTGGGTTGTCACAGTCATACAGTCCATCGATGGAGCTGGTACTGCCAATGCTGTGGGGCCGATGGTGATGGTGGTAGTGGTCCTGATACACGTTGCTGTCCTTCAGTTGCAGGTTGCCAAAGGTCCGTTCTACTTCGCTAATGTAGTCACTGAAGAGGTTCTCCTCACAGGGCGGGTTGTTATAAGACTTGCAGTCAGAGTGGGTGAAGCTGCGGCGGTGTTCAGAGATATCGTAGACTGAGGATTCGCGGCGGATGAAGTCCAGGGCACTCTGCGGTGAGCCATTGACACCTGACAGGTTGGCCATGTTCTTCGCTGTGCGGAGCAGGCGCAAGATGTTGGAATGGGTGTTGTTCATGGTGGCTGTGGGGGAGTTCATCGCTGACTGGTGCTCCTCAATGGCTACCCCATGGATGCAGCTGTAGATACCCTGAAATGAAATGGAGGAGACATAGATCAGTGCTTCTGCAGGTGGGCAGAAAGGAGAAGACATGGGGCTGGGAGAACTGAACTAAGGGGAGTCTGAGCCAGGGAAGCAGAGAAAACGGTTTGTTCTAGCATGGGACCCTAGAATTTGCCAATCTTGCATCACTATGAAATGAGGTCAAACCTGCATCTATCAACACTGAGTATTCTTTCCCTCTGtatcctgcccccccccttttctgttttttccttcctctccctctctcttcctcttcttcgcTCCCTCTCgtttcctctccctctcttcttTTCTCCCATTCACCTTTCATCAACAGAACAGTTTAGAGAGGAAGGACAGCATTGTGTTAAGGTACTGAACGGGGACTCAAAAAATGtgggttttgttcccagctctATCACAGACTGCCTATTGGACCATGGGCacgtcacttagcctctctaGGTCTCCAGCTATCAAAGGggaataacacttcctttgtctatcttttctatttagattacagtataagctctttggggcagggactgtctctgactaAGTGTATggtcagtgcctagcacaatagggccctcgTGTTAATTGGGACCTCTAGGGATTATCCtagtataaataaattaattaaatattaaatgaTAATAATGATAGTTTCCATTTGGGAAGACGTTCGTTTATTTGGGGTAGAAGGAATCAATACCTCACAAGATAAGGGTCCTCTTCAAAAGCCATTAATTCCAAGGACAAAACTATCTCCCCTGCAGTATACAAAGCAAAGCtctctgatgtcagtgggagttactCGAACCCAGCAGCTGGCACTTTGGATTCCAAGATGGGCATCAGCACCACAGATAATGTCTGTGAGAACAGCCGCCTCAGAATTGGGCAAACACTGAATTTCTGCGTGGATGCAAGGAGTTCAGGATAGTCTTGTTTTGCCCTGAAATTCACTCTCAGACATCATTGAATCAAGCTGGCCGGGGACTGGTTAAAAAGGAGAAAGCTTTTCTTGTCATCATCACAGATTAGAAAAGGAAATGAGGAGAAAGAGCAGGACCAATGAATGGGTATTTAGCTCTTTAGTGTTTAGCTGAGTAAGGcacaacagatttttttaattactttcaaGTTAAATCTAACATTGATGACAtaaaacataagaactgccacactgggtcagaccaaaggtccatctagcccagtatcctgtcttctgacagtggccaatgccaggtgcctcagagggaatgaacagaacaggtaatcatcaagtgattcatgtcctgtcacccattcccaattTCTgtcagacagaggctagggacaccatccctgcccatcctggcaaatagccattgatggacctatcctccatgaatttatctagttcttttttgaaccctgttatagtcttggccttcacaacatcctctggcaaagagttccacaggttgactgtgcattgtgtgaagaaatacttcctttgtttgttttatacctgctgcctattcatttcatttggtgacccctagttcaggAATCAGATTGACATCCTTGGAAAGTGAAATCCTCAATTCAACTGCAAaacagacagcagcagtgcaagaTTTCTCCATGTTTCCCCAACCAGTGCATCTCAGCCATGACACAGAAGGACCACTTCTATGGTGAGAGAGGTGTTCAGATTCCATGTCTCATTCGTCATTTGCCTCCTTAGTGAGACTACCAATCTGGGGTCCAATTAATGTCAAATGTGAGGTGAACACCAGTGTATTATAAAGTGGACTGACCACCAAGTCATTTCACATAGTGACGTAGGTCATCCAACAACTAGCAAAAGGTTAATGACTTTTAGTCACCACAACCAGGCCCAGATTTGTACAGATAACCAAGAGATAAAAGGATCTGCATTCTGCTAATACTCTCCTTACACATCCAGTTCCCCCACCTGCTCTCCAACCTGGCATAAGATTGGGACTGGTGATATAAGAAGGACTTCGTACCCCTATTGCCCATTCAACTGAGCCATCTAATTCCCCCAAACAGTGTAGCCACTTTATTGTCACAGGGATGGTGATATCAAAAACACAGAACTATAACCTCACTGCAGAATGGAGCAGAAGGAGATGCCAGAAGcaggaagaagagaaagaaagctCTAAATGGGGCACAAATGTTATGTACAAGAGGAGAAGAAGGATCACACAGAAATGACTACCTGGAGAAGCTCATTTAGAGATAAAGGAGACTCTTGAAAGGGGAATGTTTAAGGTAGGTTTTGCACTGAGTGAGTGCTGAGGGCAAGTGGCTATCCTTTTTTCCAGGGGCTTGTGTGTTGGTCACAGTATGAATTTAGATTAGGGACCTCCTACTGCTCAAAACAATCACAAGACAGTGCTGATTTCTCACAGAATTATCTGAATCGCTCCAACACACAGGACAATTTAAGTTTGGTGTTCTAACTAAGACCAGAGGAGAATTGGTTGATGGAGAAGAACTGCCACAACCTTTCCTCCAAGAATTCAGCACCCTTTCAAACAATTTTGGAGGGATAGAAAAGTTACATTAACTTTTCTATATATTGTTTCCCATTTTCACGACTGCCTCACCATTACCCAATTCCAAGAGAGAACAGAAATGATGAAACACTGAGGAAAAAGCAGTTctcccaaggaaagtggtggcaACCCTTGTAACATTGAAAGCCAGAGTGGTCAAAATGCTGGACAATATAGTGGAGGCAACAGCCCTATGCTGGCTGTGTGTAAGAGGGATGGCCAAGAGAATCCAGTAGGACTACCCCATTTCTAATTTCTATAACTATATGACTTAACCTCCGCACTGTTCCTTCCATTTTCTGAAGACACTCACCCTGCTGATGGAGAAGACCATGCCAGGCTTGCCAGAGCAGACGCCTATGAAGCAGTGGCGGAATTGCCAGTAGAAGAGATGCTCACAGATGAAGGTGATAAGGCTGAGGGCCATGGCTGCCCCCAGCATATAGAAGACGCCTGCCATGTTATCTATGTCCAGCTGGCTGCTCATTACCTCATTCTTTTCATTGTGACAAATTCCAGTAAGCCAGAGAGCTTCCAGCTCTTCCATCTCCCctggaaagagacagacagataaaGTTGAGTCAATCCTGCATTGGCTGAGAGACTGGAGTAGAAGTGGACTGGGGTAGGAGAAGCTGACTGGATAGGTCTTTTCCAATGGCTGAGCCCTGTTTGCACACCAGCTGTCTGGTCATGGGGGCTAGAGGAACCAGATGATTGATGGGGGAAGTTTTGACTGGTTGGATGAGCTGAGCCAGTTTCCATTGACTGGGTGAACTAGACCAGTTGCCGGCTCTGCAATATTTCCTGTCACCAGGCCAGTAGGGCATATAGCAGATTAAATAAACTACATTCCTTTCAGAGGTTTACTTAGTCTATAACTTTTGACAGTTCATTTATTTAACCTTAGGaagtttcagtttttattttctgtGAATTTTGAGGGATAACTTAAAGTGTTTAGTTCCAAACACTTTACTGAAACTTTTATCAATGTAAAATTTTTGCACTAGCGGGAAATAAAACTTGAGATACCAAATGCAAATACTTAAACATTTACTTACTGGAGAAGTAAAGATTCTTAAAAGATTCAGAAATGAAATGATAATATATAAGAATTATAACATTTCATAAAACTAAGTTTTTGTTAACTGGCTGTAAAGCAGGATTGAAAGTAAAAGATGACACCAATTATCTCCAAGTGCAGTAATACATGGTTTTTAACTTTCTCGTTTGGTAAATTTcaataaaatgtgaaaaaatgTTATGTTTTGGGGTAGGAGAGAGAAAACAGTTACTACTAGCACAGGCCAACAAATGAGCCAAAACGTTTATGAAAATCTTTTAGGCTGAAAttcaaaatgttgatgaaatttttcattgaaatttcatattttaaattttttcaaTCAACTCTATAGCTGGTCAAAAACAAACTGACActttcacaaaaatgttttcagtgtttttgatttattttttccaattttgtcaaaatttcaaatttctaACCAGCATAAATTATTGCCAATTTATGCCAAGTAACAATAAATATTTCCTTGCTTAGATTTATTGCACACTCATCCCTAGTACAGGATTTTCAGGATCTATAAAGAGATTCAAAAACAGAGAAATACTCTGTCTTGGTAATGTTTTTCATGCTTCTGGGGAAGATGGGAGTTACTCACACTTTTCGGGATCAGACACAGACAAGAAGAAATTCCCCATATTTATATGGTGTCATATTGCACTTAGAGGCGTTATGGGATTtttatgccttcctctgaagtattcaGTATTAGCTATTATTGGAGAAAGAATACTCTACCACAATGGtgtgcaaacttttccagtcacgccacccccacccccaccattaatggaatctgtctgcacCCCACCTCCATTACTTCTCAACCAAGATTTCCTCAGCAGCAGGCTGCTTCTGCCTTGCAGGCAGGATGCACCACTAAGGCAGGGCCAacacctgcccctctgcccctctcccctcgGGTTTTCAGGGTAGGGGAAGGCATGTGCGACGGTCTTTGGGGGTGGAGCCAGCGCTGAGCATGGAAGCTGCCAGGAGCGGAAACCAGCGCAGCACACTGACCCACAGGCTAGGTGGTCCACTGAGATGAGTCAGAGGatggaggtggcgctccctccccaccccctgtgggaGCTGGCCCGGGCCCCACCATGCAGGGCTGGCACGAGCCACCTGGTGTTGCCGCTCAgccccctgaatgttcctccacacacaccctcagggggcgtgccccacagtttgcGAACCGCTGCTCTACCAGACTGATGGCCCACTGTCCTGTTAACCTAAGTCAATTCTTGTGTTCTTCCTGTATTTATTATACCAgactttttttctgattttagaCTTCCTATTCATTTACAAAATAAgatcaacatttttaattttctaaAAAGAATATCCAGAAAGGAGTGGGGTGAAAGAGAGACAAAAAGCAGAAGAAAATTCTAACAAAAAGGAAGCTCCAATCCCACCAACAATCCACCATATCTTTAAAGTGACAGTATTTTATCCACTAAGGATTGGGGCACACCAGCTTGTATTCAGTAAAAGCTGATCAGATCTTTCACTACAAAATTTATCCCTGAATCCCCAACTTGTTtacttattaatttatttttaggtTTAAGAAAgtttagttttctctttcctccaggCATGTTTAATTATTGATCACATGGGTGTTGCACAGCTTGGTGCTGCCTGGAAAACACAGGCATGCCGGAAATAACTACTGAAAGCTCCATTCTCACTTGGATTTCTGATTATGGCTAAAACCAAGAAGTACCAAAAATCTGACAAGGAAAAGCCTGTTCTCACAAGATTTCCAGAGTGAAGACTTTCAGATAAACTTCAAATACACATCTGAACTTTTGGGGGCTTAATTCTCATTAAACCTTTGGAACTTGTGATATTAGCCCTGAAGCTGTTATTAACCTGCATAAAGCATACCCAACTGTGTGTGTCTAGCCCCATCCCTCTCCCAACATGCTTTTTCACTACTCTTGCACTGTTTACCAAATCTAAGATGTTAGGGTCAGGGAGGGAACCCCATTTCCATACAGCCAGGATCTGGACATTTGAGAGGAAGCCCCATACCTCTTTGCACAGACCACTTACCATCACCAAAAAGTTGTAGAATGGCAAGATCTACCTGACGCTTCCAGCCCGAGTCCTTTTGGATGGCAATGCCATAGCCAGTGGAGGCAAAAACCTTCCCACTACCAATCGTTACCAGCTTGCAGCCTTCGTCTCTGCCAGCCATGTAGTTTAGCACTGCTGCATCATAAATGAATGCATCCAATTTCCTGCCCGGGTGCAAGGAAAAGGGAGAATACAGTAAAGAAAAGATTCTGTGTGAGTTCAAATCATTGCACATAACTGAAAGGAACTGCTGATACCAAGAACAGTGGCCTTAACTAAGTAAGGATGGGAGGAACCCGTCCAGATGGAATACTGTATGTTGCCTCCTGAACCCTTAACAGGAATTGAAATCTGAGACGAGAATCTTTTTTGAATTTGAGTTAGATTAGATAAGgactcatctctctctccctgacaTCCAGCATGGTCTCCAAAGAGGCAGTGTGAAGGAACATTAGAACAGAAGTCTATTACAGGGTCAAGGCTGAATGAAGAGGAAGCTGAAGGGAGGTCTATGTTCATAATAATATCTGGAATTTCTATAGTGACTTTCACCCCAAAGGATCCTAAAGTACTTTACTGAATACATAAATACTGCACAACAAATTAGGACTTGAAGTAAGGAAGAAGGCCATTTCCAACCGATACTGCTGATGTGACTTAGCTAAGCAGAATGTAATTATTCAGATTAGATTTGGTCAGGACCCTGAATTTAACTCCTATGTTACTGTGAAAAATCCCATGGGATCTTTAACTGTGACAAGTGGTTAGGACAGCAGTCTTACGTCTCACCATGAAGACAGTAGCTTTAGCGTTACAGTGCCTTGCTAGCAGAACACGGAGAAAAGAGTTCAGTACAGACTCAGGGGAATCACCAACACTGACGCTATATAATTACATGATAGGGTGGATACACTCGAGAGATGGCAGGTAGTAGAGCAGTCTGTTGGGAGCCCCTCTCTGCATCCCagtaaaataatcttttttttttttttggcaggtaCAAGGGGGAGCAACTAGGGGAAATACCTGAATAGGAATTTGGATCTTCCAAATAATCAGATAGCTGAGGAGTAAATGCTACCATTAAATATGAACCAAACCacttttcagggccggctctggctttttggctgccccaagcaaaaaaaaccaaaacaacggggcggccagaacggaaaagcaaaaaaaaaaaaaaccctgcggcgcagccggagagcgggtgcagggggaccggctgggtgggggggagggagcgggcgggagagagattGAGAAGGGGGccgccagggctacagcaggggcgctgccacgcggcccctcccgctgcgtcgcctcctgccgcgagggctccgctccattcggcggggagggaaggaagaggactgccctgcagggcgctctggttctccgcgccgccgccccctacagggcggccggagcggaacaagaacaaaaaaaaaaaaagcagccgtgccgccctaggattgggcagaatgccgcctccaacaatctgccgccccaagcaccagcttgctcagctggtgtctggagccggccctgccactttTTATATAGGACAAAAGACCTTCCATTTCCCACATACACTCACAGCTACATCATCGTTCTAATCCACTGTAAGCAGATTTCCAGGATGGCCAGTATCCCAGTACATGTGCCTATCTAGAGTGAAGTCTGTCTCAGGGCATTTATGTGTCAGGGATGACATCTCTCCTGAACAGAATACATGTCTAGGATGACATCTATCTCAGGGCATATATATTTCCTGGATGATGCCTATCTTGACATGTATATTTCCAGGATGGCATCCAGAAACAGTATAGTCATTTGTGATGGGCTACGCTCCTCTGAGCCTGGCAAATAGGTTAGAAATGTTCAGTCAATCTAATAATTAAATTGGCTGAACAGCCCTTAGTGCTTCAGAATAAACCTTATCAGAGGGTGCAGGGCCTTGCAAGCCAGAGTGAGGCTCAAGGtacaaggattttttttacaCCGAGTGGGGCCCTGAAAACTAGAGGGAAGTTTAGCAAGGGGGGGGGCTTTATTCATACAGAGACCTGCAAACTAGATATGGCTTCTACCTAGCTCTCGGAGGGGAGCATAGT
The Emys orbicularis isolate rEmyOrb1 chromosome 1, rEmyOrb1.hap1, whole genome shotgun sequence DNA segment above includes these coding regions:
- the GRIN2B gene encoding glutamate receptor ionotropic, NMDA 2B yields the protein MRPRAECYSPKFWLVLAVLATTGGGARAQKSHPSIGVAVILVGTSDEVAIKDAHEKDDFHHLSVVPRVELVAMNETDPKSIITRICDLMSDRKVQGVVFADDTDQEAIAQILDFISAQTLTPILGIHGGSSMIMADKDESSMFFQFGPSIEQQASVMLNIMEEYDWYIFSIVTTYFPGYQDFVNKIRSTIENSFVGWELEEVLLLDMSLDDGDSKIQNQLKKLQSPVILLYCTKEEATYIFEVANSVGLTGYAYTWIVPSLVAGDTDTVPSEFPTGLISVSYDEWDYGLPARVRDGIAIITTAASDMLSEHSFIPEPKSSCYNTQEKRIYQSNMLNRYLINVTFEGRNLSFSEDGYQMHPKLVIILLTKERKWERVGKWKDKSLQMKYYVWPRFELYPDSEEREDDHLSIVTLEEAPFVIVESVDPLSGTCMRNTVPCQKRIVTENKTDEEPDYVKKCCKGFCIDILKKISKSVKFTYDLYLVTNGKHGKKINGTWNGMIGEVVTKRAYMAVGSLTINEERSEVVDFSVPFIETGISVMVSRSNGTVSPSAFLEPFSADVWVMMFVMLLIISAVAVFVFEYFSPVGYNRCLADGREPGGPSFTIGKAIWLLWGLVFNNSVPVQNPKGTTSKIMVSVWAFFAVIFLASYTANLAAFMIQEEYVDQVSGLSDKKFQKPNDFSPPFRFGTVPNGSTERNIRNNYPEMHSYMVKFNQRGVDDALFSLKTGKLDAFIYDAAVLNYMAGRDEGCKLVTIGSGKVFASTGYGIAIQKDSGWKRQVDLAILQLFGDGEMEELEALWLTGICHNEKNEVMSSQLDIDNMAGVFYMLGAAMALSLITFICEHLFYWQFRHCFIGVCSGKPGMVFSISRGIYSCIHGVAIEEHQSAMNSPTATMNNTHSNILRLLRTAKNMANLSGVNGSPQSALDFIRRESSVYDISEHRRSFTHSDCKSYNNPPCEENLFSDYISEVERTFGNLQLKDSNVYQDHYHHHHRPHSIGSTSSIDGLYDCDNPPFSAQPRSVGKKPLDIGLPPSKHSQLGDLYGKFSFKNDRYSGGGGHDDLIRSDVSDISTHTVTYGNIEGNAAKRRKQQYKDSLKKRPASAKSRREFDEIELAYRRRPPRSPDHKRYFRDKEGLRDFYLDQFRTKENSPHWEHVDLTDIYKERGDEFKRDAVGGGGPCTNRAHHKHGSADFGGANDHKHGVVSGVPAPWEKNLTNLDWEDRAGANFCRSCPSKLHNYTPAVVGQNSTRQPCIRCEACKKAGNLYDISEDNSLQELDQPSAPVPVTTSATSSKYPQSPSNSASKVQKKNRNKLRRQHSYDTFVDLQKDESALAPRSVSLKDKGRFLEGSPYAHMFDMSSSETAFANNKSSVPATSHHHHNNPGSSSYMLSKSLYPDRVTQNPFIPTFGDDQCLLHGSKSYFFRQPVVAGGPKARPDFRAIVTTNKPVVSALHGAVPARFQKDICIGNQSNPCVPNNKNPRAFNGSSNGHVYEKLSSIESDV